A genome region from Brassica oleracea var. oleracea cultivar TO1000 chromosome C2, BOL, whole genome shotgun sequence includes the following:
- the LOC106327038 gene encoding pre-mRNA-splicing factor ATP-dependent RNA helicase PRP16 isoform X3, protein MGVDPFKAADTSETEKESGGGGDLPVKEKLTFTAPERKSRLGLDVRAMEKRESAKSQGEFKVPKKPAVSVSASMDEDDRSGVSGIDDGGDNSRPDHSSRRYRDKSSRSETPQESTVTTEKAAASDTPRTSRYERDDSSRSRNEYRYDRSETPRSRQRSTYDEIDRYRGRESYRESPRDYHGEKRGRYSVDRRTPDWDDGRWEWEDSPRGDRDSTYNKRHQPSPSPMLGAASPDARLASPWLDTPRSTMASASPWDIGAPSPVPIRASGSSVRSSGSRYGGRSNQRADSREGDLTKEGHPDEDRSEGAEEFNHEITDTMRREMEYHSDLAWYDTDEGNSLFDADSASFFLGDDASVQKKEAELAKRLVRRDGSKMSLAQSKKYSQLNADNAQWEDRQLLRSGAVRGTEVQTEFDSEEERKAILLVHDTKPPFLDGRIVFTKQAEPVMPIKDPTSDMAIISRKGSGLVREIREKQSMHKSRQRFWELAGSNLGNILGVEKTAEQIDADTAEVGDEGEVDFKNEAKFAQHMKKGEAVSEFAMSKTMAQQRQYLPIFSVRDDLLQVIRENQVIVVVGETGSGKTTQLTQYLHEDGYTVNGIVGCTQPRRVAAMSVAKRVSEEMETELGDKVGYAIRFEDVTGPNTVIKYMTDGVLLRETLKDSDLDKYRVVVMDEAHERSLNTDVLFGILKKVVARRRDFKLIVTSATLNAQKFSDFFGSVPIFNIPGRTFPVNILYSKSPCEDYVEAAVKQAMTIHITSPPGDILIFMTGQDEIEAACFSLKERMEQLIASSKRDVTNLLILPIYSQLPADLQAKIFQKPEDGARKCIVATNIAETSLTVDGIYYVIDTGYGKMKVFNPRMGMDALQVFPISRAASDQRAGRAGRTGPGTCYRLYTESAYLNEMLPSPVPEIQRTNLGNVVLLLKSLKIDNLLEFDFMDPPPQENILNSMYQLWVLGALSNVGGLTDLGWKMVEFPLDPPLAKMLLMGERLDCIDEVLTIVSMLSVPSVFFRPKERAEESDAAREKFFVPESDHLTLLNVYKQWKEHDYRGDWCNDHYLQVKGLRKAREVRSQLLDILKQLKIPLKSCGPDWDIVRKAICSAYFHNSARLKGVGEYVNCRTGMPCHLHPSSALYGLGYTPDYVVYHELILTTKEYMQCATSVEPHWLAELGPMFFSVKDSDTSMLEHKKKQKEEKTAMEEEMEKLRRDQAEAEVRSKEREKRKRAKQQQQVSGPGMKKGSTYLRPKKFGL, encoded by the exons ATGGGG GTCGACCCGTTCAAAGCTGCGGACACGTCGGAAACGGAGAAGGAAAGCGGTGGCGGTGGCGATCTTCCGGTGAAGGAGAAACTGACTTTTACAGCTCCCGAGAGGAAGTCTCGTCTAG GTTTGGATGTAAGGGCAATGGAGAAAAGAGAGAGTGCCAAGTCTCAGGGGGAGTTTAAGGTCCCCAAGAAGCCAGCAGTATCTGTTTCAGCGTCTATGGATGAAGATGATAGATCTGGTGTATCGGGAATTGATGATGGAGGAGATAACAGTCGGCCTGACCATTCCAGCAGAAGGTATAGAGATAAATCTTCAAGATCTGAGACTCCACAAG AAAGTACTGTGACCACAGAGAAAGCTGCAGCTTCAGAT ACTCCTAGGACATCTAGATATGAGAGAGATGATAGCAGTAGAAGCCGAAACGAATATAGGTATGACAGAAGTGAAACTCCGCGGTCAAGGCAGAGAAGCACATACGATGAGATAGACCGCTACCGAGGGAGGGAGTCCTATCGCGAATCACCCCGAGATTATCACGGAGAAAAGCGCGGAAGATACAGTGTTGATAGGAGAACTCCAG ACTGGGATGATGGAAGATGGGAGTGGGAAGATAGTCCACGCGGAGATAGAGACTCTACTTACAACAAACGGCATCAGCCTTCTCCATCACCCATGTTAGGTGCAGCTTCACCAGATGCTCGTTTAGCCTCCCCTTGGCTGGATACACCACGCTCAACAA TGGCTTCTGCTTCTCCATGGGATATTGGTGCACCTTCTCCTGTCCCAATCCGGGCTTCTGGGTCCTCTGTCAGATCCTCAGGCTCAAGGTATGGTGGAAGATCCAATCAACGTGCAGACTCTAGGGAAGGTGATCTGACCAAGGAG GGGCATCCAGATGAGGATAGATCGGAAGGAGCTGAAGAATTTAACCATGAGATCACAGACACAATGCGTCGGGAAATGGAATATCACTCGGATCTTGCATG GTATGATACGGACGAAGGGAACTCGCTGTTTGATGCAGATAGTGCATCCTTTTTTCTTGGAGATGACGCTTCTGTGCAGAAAAAGGAGGCTGAGCTGGCAAAAAGACTG GTTAGGAGGGACGGTAGCAAAATGTCACTCGCTCAGAGTAAAAAATACTCTCAGCTTAACGCTGATAATGCCCAGTGGGAAGACCGTCAGCTTCTCAGATCTGGAGCTGTTAGAGGCACAGAAGTGCAGACCGAGTTTGATAGCGAGGAAGAACGGAAAGCAATTCTTCTTGTGCATG ATACAAAGCCGCCTTTTCTTGATGGAAGAATCGTTTTCACAAAGCAAGCAGAGCCAGTGATGCCTATAAAGGATCCCACATCAGACATGGCTATAATTTCGCGAAAAGGATCAGGTCTTGTGAGAGAAATTCGGGAGAAACAAAGTATGCATAAATCGCGACAGCGATTTTGGGAGCTTGCAGGTTCCAACCTTGGTAATATCCTTGGTGTTGAAAAAACAGCTGAGCAG ATTGATGCCGATACTGCTGAAGTTGGTGACGAAGGTGAAGTAGACTTTAAGAACGAAGCTAAATTTGCACAGCATATGAAGAAGGGAGAAGCTGTTAGTGAATTCGCCATGTCAAAGACCATGGCACAGCAACGACAGTATCTTCCCATATTTTCGGTTAGAGATGATTTATTACAG GTAATAAGAGAAAACCAGGTGATAGTGGTGGTTGGAGAAACTGGTTCGGGAAAGACTACTCAGCTCACACAG TATCTTCACGAGGACGGGTACACTGTAAACGGTATAGTAGGTTGCACCCAACCAAGACGTGTAGCAGCTATGAGTGTTGCAAAGAGAGTTAGTGAAGAGATGGAAACAGAGTTGGGCGATAAAGTGGGGTATGCAATTCGTTTTGAAGATGTAACTGGTCCAAATACTGTTATCAAG TACATGACGGATGGAGTGCTACTGAGAGAGACACTTAAAGATTCCGATCTGGATAAGTATCG TGTGGTAGTGATGGATGAAGCGCATGAAAGGTCACTCAACACAGACGTCCTTTTCGGAATACTGAAAAAAGTTGTTGCTCGGCGTCGTGATTTCAAACTGATAGTCACTTCAGCGACCCTTAATGCTCAAAAGTTTTCCGATTTCTTTGGGAG TGTTCCTATATTCAACATTCCTGGAAGGACTTTCCCTGTCAATATTCTCTACTCTAAAAGTCCATGTGAAGACTATGTTGAAGCTGCTGTTAAACAGGCAATGACGATTCACATTACGAGCCCACCTGGGGACATTCTCATATTTATGACCGGGCAAGATGAGATTGAAGCGGCGTGCTTTTCTCTCAAGGAGAGAATGGAACAGCTGATTGCATCATCCAAGAGAGACGTCACGAACCTACTGATTCTCCCTATATACTCTCAGCTACCTGCTGACTTGCAAGCAAAAATATTCCAGAAACCAGAAGATGGAGCACGTAAATGCATTGTTGCCACCAATATCGCTGAAACATCATTGACTGTGGATGGTATATACTATGTGATTGACACGGGGTATGGAAAGATGAAGGTTTTTAATCCTAGAATGGGTATGGATGCTCTCCAGGTTTTCCCCATTAGTCGTGCTGCCTCTGATCAGCGTGCAGGAAGAGCTGGAAGGACAGGGCCGGGAACATGTTACAGGCTGTATACAGAGAGTGCATATCTAAACGAGATGTTGCCGAGTCCCGTGCCAGAGATTCAGCGAACAAATCTGGGTAACGTTGTGTTGTTGTTGAAGTCGCTGAAAATAGACAACTTGCTAGAGTTTGATTTCATGGACCCACCTCCACAAGAGAACATCCTCAACTCTATGTACCAGCTTTGGGTGTTGGGCGCTCTTAGCAATGTCGGAGGATTAACCGATCTCGGGTGGAAGATGGTGGAGTTCCCGTTGGATCCACCTCTTGCAAAGATGCTCTTAATGGGTGAACGGCTTGACTGCATAGACGAGGTCTTGACGATCGTGTCAATGCTTTCAGTACCTTCAGTGTTCTTCAGACCGAAAGAGAGAGCAGAAGAGAGCGACGCCGCGAGGGAGAAGTTTTTCGTGCCTGAGTCAGATCACCTGACGCTACTCAATGTGTATAAGCAATGGAAAGAGCACGACTACAGAGGAGACTGGTGCAATGACCATTACCTGCAAGTCAAAGGTCTGAGGAAAGCTAGAGAAGTACGATCCCAGCTTCTGGATATCCTCAAGCAACTCAAGATACCGCTCAAGTCGTGTGGGCCTGATTGGGATATCGTGAGAAAAGCCATATGCTCAGCGTATTTCCACAACTCAGCGAGATTAAAAGGTGTGGGAGAGTACGTGAACTGCAGAACTGGGATGCCTTGCCATTTGCACCCGAGCAGTGCACTGTATGGTCTGGGATACACGCCTGATTATGTGGTGTATCACGAACTGATCTTGACCACGAAAGAGTACATGCAGTGTGCTACATCTGTTGAGCCGCATTGGCTGGCTGAGTTGGGACCTATGTTTTTCTCGGTCAAGGACTCGGATACATCGATGCTGGAGCATAAGAAGAAGCAGAAGGAAGAGAAAACAGCGATGGAGGAAGAGATGGAGAAGCTGAGAAGAGATCAGGCGGAGGCGGAGGTGAGAAGCAAAGAGAGAGAGAAGAGGAAAAGGGCAAAGCAGCAGCAACAGGTTTCAGGTCCTGGCATGAAGAAAGGCAGCACTTACCTCAGGCCTAAGAAGTTTGGTCTCTAA
- the LOC106327038 gene encoding pre-mRNA-splicing factor ATP-dependent RNA helicase PRP16 isoform X1, producing MGVDPFKAADTSETEKESGGGGDLPVKEKLTFTAPERKSRLGLDVRAMEKRESAKSQGEFKVPKKPAVSVSASMDEDDRSGVSGIDDGGDNSRPDHSSRRYRDKSSRSETPQESTVTTEKAAASDTPRTSRYERDDSSRSRNEYRYDRSETPRSRQRSTYDEIDRYRGRESYRESPRDYHGEKRGRYSVDRRTPGMLDWDDGRWEWEDSPRGDRDSTYNKRHQPSPSPMLGAASPDARLASPWLDTPRSTMASASPWDIGAPSPVPIRASGSSVRSSGSRYGGRSNQRADSREGDLTKEGHPDEDRSEGAEEFNHEITDTMRREMEYHSDLAWYDTDEGNSLFDADSASFFLGDDASVQKKEAELAKRLVRRDGSKMSLAQSKKYSQLNADNAQWEDRQLLRSGAVRGTEVQTEFDSEEERKAILLVHDTKPPFLDGRIVFTKQAEPVMPIKDPTSDMAIISRKGSGLVREIREKQSMHKSRQRFWELAGSNLGNILGVEKTAEQIDADTAEVGDEGEVDFKNEAKFAQHMKKGEAVSEFAMSKTMAQQRQYLPIFSVRDDLLQVIRENQVIVVVGETGSGKTTQLTQYLHEDGYTVNGIVGCTQPRRVAAMSVAKRVSEEMETELGDKVGYAIRFEDVTGPNTVIKYMTDGVLLRETLKDSDLDKYRVVVMDEAHERSLNTDVLFGILKKVVARRRDFKLIVTSATLNAQKFSDFFGSVPIFNIPGRTFPVNILYSKSPCEDYVEAAVKQAMTIHITSPPGDILIFMTGQDEIEAACFSLKERMEQLIASSKRDVTNLLILPIYSQLPADLQAKIFQKPEDGARKCIVATNIAETSLTVDGIYYVIDTGYGKMKVFNPRMGMDALQVFPISRAASDQRAGRAGRTGPGTCYRLYTESAYLNEMLPSPVPEIQRTNLGNVVLLLKSLKIDNLLEFDFMDPPPQENILNSMYQLWVLGALSNVGGLTDLGWKMVEFPLDPPLAKMLLMGERLDCIDEVLTIVSMLSVPSVFFRPKERAEESDAAREKFFVPESDHLTLLNVYKQWKEHDYRGDWCNDHYLQVKGLRKAREVRSQLLDILKQLKIPLKSCGPDWDIVRKAICSAYFHNSARLKGVGEYVNCRTGMPCHLHPSSALYGLGYTPDYVVYHELILTTKEYMQCATSVEPHWLAELGPMFFSVKDSDTSMLEHKKKQKEEKTAMEEEMEKLRRDQAEAEVRSKEREKRKRAKQQQQVSGPGMKKGSTYLRPKKFGL from the exons ATGGGG GTCGACCCGTTCAAAGCTGCGGACACGTCGGAAACGGAGAAGGAAAGCGGTGGCGGTGGCGATCTTCCGGTGAAGGAGAAACTGACTTTTACAGCTCCCGAGAGGAAGTCTCGTCTAG GTTTGGATGTAAGGGCAATGGAGAAAAGAGAGAGTGCCAAGTCTCAGGGGGAGTTTAAGGTCCCCAAGAAGCCAGCAGTATCTGTTTCAGCGTCTATGGATGAAGATGATAGATCTGGTGTATCGGGAATTGATGATGGAGGAGATAACAGTCGGCCTGACCATTCCAGCAGAAGGTATAGAGATAAATCTTCAAGATCTGAGACTCCACAAG AAAGTACTGTGACCACAGAGAAAGCTGCAGCTTCAGAT ACTCCTAGGACATCTAGATATGAGAGAGATGATAGCAGTAGAAGCCGAAACGAATATAGGTATGACAGAAGTGAAACTCCGCGGTCAAGGCAGAGAAGCACATACGATGAGATAGACCGCTACCGAGGGAGGGAGTCCTATCGCGAATCACCCCGAGATTATCACGGAGAAAAGCGCGGAAGATACAGTGTTGATAGGAGAACTCCAGGTAT GTTAGACTGGGATGATGGAAGATGGGAGTGGGAAGATAGTCCACGCGGAGATAGAGACTCTACTTACAACAAACGGCATCAGCCTTCTCCATCACCCATGTTAGGTGCAGCTTCACCAGATGCTCGTTTAGCCTCCCCTTGGCTGGATACACCACGCTCAACAA TGGCTTCTGCTTCTCCATGGGATATTGGTGCACCTTCTCCTGTCCCAATCCGGGCTTCTGGGTCCTCTGTCAGATCCTCAGGCTCAAGGTATGGTGGAAGATCCAATCAACGTGCAGACTCTAGGGAAGGTGATCTGACCAAGGAG GGGCATCCAGATGAGGATAGATCGGAAGGAGCTGAAGAATTTAACCATGAGATCACAGACACAATGCGTCGGGAAATGGAATATCACTCGGATCTTGCATG GTATGATACGGACGAAGGGAACTCGCTGTTTGATGCAGATAGTGCATCCTTTTTTCTTGGAGATGACGCTTCTGTGCAGAAAAAGGAGGCTGAGCTGGCAAAAAGACTG GTTAGGAGGGACGGTAGCAAAATGTCACTCGCTCAGAGTAAAAAATACTCTCAGCTTAACGCTGATAATGCCCAGTGGGAAGACCGTCAGCTTCTCAGATCTGGAGCTGTTAGAGGCACAGAAGTGCAGACCGAGTTTGATAGCGAGGAAGAACGGAAAGCAATTCTTCTTGTGCATG ATACAAAGCCGCCTTTTCTTGATGGAAGAATCGTTTTCACAAAGCAAGCAGAGCCAGTGATGCCTATAAAGGATCCCACATCAGACATGGCTATAATTTCGCGAAAAGGATCAGGTCTTGTGAGAGAAATTCGGGAGAAACAAAGTATGCATAAATCGCGACAGCGATTTTGGGAGCTTGCAGGTTCCAACCTTGGTAATATCCTTGGTGTTGAAAAAACAGCTGAGCAG ATTGATGCCGATACTGCTGAAGTTGGTGACGAAGGTGAAGTAGACTTTAAGAACGAAGCTAAATTTGCACAGCATATGAAGAAGGGAGAAGCTGTTAGTGAATTCGCCATGTCAAAGACCATGGCACAGCAACGACAGTATCTTCCCATATTTTCGGTTAGAGATGATTTATTACAG GTAATAAGAGAAAACCAGGTGATAGTGGTGGTTGGAGAAACTGGTTCGGGAAAGACTACTCAGCTCACACAG TATCTTCACGAGGACGGGTACACTGTAAACGGTATAGTAGGTTGCACCCAACCAAGACGTGTAGCAGCTATGAGTGTTGCAAAGAGAGTTAGTGAAGAGATGGAAACAGAGTTGGGCGATAAAGTGGGGTATGCAATTCGTTTTGAAGATGTAACTGGTCCAAATACTGTTATCAAG TACATGACGGATGGAGTGCTACTGAGAGAGACACTTAAAGATTCCGATCTGGATAAGTATCG TGTGGTAGTGATGGATGAAGCGCATGAAAGGTCACTCAACACAGACGTCCTTTTCGGAATACTGAAAAAAGTTGTTGCTCGGCGTCGTGATTTCAAACTGATAGTCACTTCAGCGACCCTTAATGCTCAAAAGTTTTCCGATTTCTTTGGGAG TGTTCCTATATTCAACATTCCTGGAAGGACTTTCCCTGTCAATATTCTCTACTCTAAAAGTCCATGTGAAGACTATGTTGAAGCTGCTGTTAAACAGGCAATGACGATTCACATTACGAGCCCACCTGGGGACATTCTCATATTTATGACCGGGCAAGATGAGATTGAAGCGGCGTGCTTTTCTCTCAAGGAGAGAATGGAACAGCTGATTGCATCATCCAAGAGAGACGTCACGAACCTACTGATTCTCCCTATATACTCTCAGCTACCTGCTGACTTGCAAGCAAAAATATTCCAGAAACCAGAAGATGGAGCACGTAAATGCATTGTTGCCACCAATATCGCTGAAACATCATTGACTGTGGATGGTATATACTATGTGATTGACACGGGGTATGGAAAGATGAAGGTTTTTAATCCTAGAATGGGTATGGATGCTCTCCAGGTTTTCCCCATTAGTCGTGCTGCCTCTGATCAGCGTGCAGGAAGAGCTGGAAGGACAGGGCCGGGAACATGTTACAGGCTGTATACAGAGAGTGCATATCTAAACGAGATGTTGCCGAGTCCCGTGCCAGAGATTCAGCGAACAAATCTGGGTAACGTTGTGTTGTTGTTGAAGTCGCTGAAAATAGACAACTTGCTAGAGTTTGATTTCATGGACCCACCTCCACAAGAGAACATCCTCAACTCTATGTACCAGCTTTGGGTGTTGGGCGCTCTTAGCAATGTCGGAGGATTAACCGATCTCGGGTGGAAGATGGTGGAGTTCCCGTTGGATCCACCTCTTGCAAAGATGCTCTTAATGGGTGAACGGCTTGACTGCATAGACGAGGTCTTGACGATCGTGTCAATGCTTTCAGTACCTTCAGTGTTCTTCAGACCGAAAGAGAGAGCAGAAGAGAGCGACGCCGCGAGGGAGAAGTTTTTCGTGCCTGAGTCAGATCACCTGACGCTACTCAATGTGTATAAGCAATGGAAAGAGCACGACTACAGAGGAGACTGGTGCAATGACCATTACCTGCAAGTCAAAGGTCTGAGGAAAGCTAGAGAAGTACGATCCCAGCTTCTGGATATCCTCAAGCAACTCAAGATACCGCTCAAGTCGTGTGGGCCTGATTGGGATATCGTGAGAAAAGCCATATGCTCAGCGTATTTCCACAACTCAGCGAGATTAAAAGGTGTGGGAGAGTACGTGAACTGCAGAACTGGGATGCCTTGCCATTTGCACCCGAGCAGTGCACTGTATGGTCTGGGATACACGCCTGATTATGTGGTGTATCACGAACTGATCTTGACCACGAAAGAGTACATGCAGTGTGCTACATCTGTTGAGCCGCATTGGCTGGCTGAGTTGGGACCTATGTTTTTCTCGGTCAAGGACTCGGATACATCGATGCTGGAGCATAAGAAGAAGCAGAAGGAAGAGAAAACAGCGATGGAGGAAGAGATGGAGAAGCTGAGAAGAGATCAGGCGGAGGCGGAGGTGAGAAGCAAAGAGAGAGAGAAGAGGAAAAGGGCAAAGCAGCAGCAACAGGTTTCAGGTCCTGGCATGAAGAAAGGCAGCACTTACCTCAGGCCTAAGAAGTTTGGTCTCTAA